A region of Burkholderia lata DNA encodes the following proteins:
- a CDS encoding cytochrome ubiquinol oxidase subunit I — protein MDIFDAFHLARLQFAFTVSFHIVFPAISIGMASFLAVLEWRYLVTGDAVYKSMFQFWSKIFAIGFGMGVVSGVVMAYEFGTNWAGFSRVAGNITGPLLTYEVLTAFFLEAGFLGVMLFGWQRVSPRAHFFATLMVAVGTLISTFWILASNSFMQTPQGYKIENGLVVPVDWFKIVFNPSFPYRLVHMTIAAFIVAGFIVAACGAWHLLKGRRDEPVKRSFSMALWMLLILAPIQIVVGDAHGLNTREYQPAKIAAIEGLWETEKGGTALNLFGLPDMQAETTRYAIQVPHLGSLILTHSWDGEIRGLKEFPPQDRPYSPIVFWTFRIMAGLGMLMLLTALLGLLLRKGGRLYETRWFQWFVVAMGPSGILALLAGWITTEVGRQPWTVYGVLRTVDSVAPLSAQQVGVSLLIFVVVYFLVFGTGIYYMMKLMKRGPAAQAGYIELHRHPGLRKSALSTPLNVTEAE, from the coding sequence ATGGATATCTTCGACGCATTTCATCTCGCCCGGTTGCAGTTCGCGTTCACGGTGTCGTTCCACATCGTGTTTCCCGCGATCAGTATCGGTATGGCGAGCTTCCTGGCGGTGCTGGAATGGCGCTACCTCGTCACCGGCGATGCCGTCTACAAATCCATGTTCCAGTTCTGGTCGAAGATCTTCGCGATCGGCTTCGGGATGGGCGTGGTCTCCGGCGTCGTGATGGCGTACGAGTTCGGCACCAACTGGGCCGGCTTCTCGCGCGTCGCGGGCAACATCACGGGCCCGCTGCTCACCTATGAAGTGTTGACGGCGTTCTTCCTCGAAGCCGGCTTCCTCGGCGTGATGCTGTTCGGCTGGCAGCGCGTCAGCCCGCGCGCACACTTCTTCGCGACGCTGATGGTCGCGGTCGGCACGCTGATCTCGACGTTCTGGATTCTCGCGTCGAACAGCTTCATGCAGACGCCGCAGGGCTACAAGATCGAGAACGGCCTCGTCGTGCCGGTCGACTGGTTCAAGATCGTCTTCAATCCGTCGTTCCCGTACCGGCTCGTGCACATGACGATCGCGGCGTTCATCGTCGCGGGCTTCATCGTCGCCGCGTGCGGCGCGTGGCACCTGCTGAAGGGGCGCCGCGACGAGCCGGTGAAGCGCAGCTTCTCGATGGCGCTGTGGATGCTGCTGATCCTCGCGCCAATCCAGATCGTCGTCGGCGATGCGCACGGGCTGAACACGCGCGAATACCAGCCGGCGAAGATCGCGGCGATCGAGGGGCTGTGGGAAACCGAGAAGGGCGGCACCGCGCTGAATCTCTTCGGGTTGCCCGACATGCAGGCCGAAACCACGCGCTATGCGATCCAGGTGCCGCACCTCGGCAGCCTGATCCTCACGCACAGCTGGGACGGCGAGATTCGCGGGCTGAAGGAATTCCCGCCGCAGGACCGCCCGTATTCGCCGATCGTGTTCTGGACGTTCCGGATCATGGCGGGCCTCGGGATGCTGATGCTGCTCACCGCGCTGCTCGGGCTGCTGCTGAGAAAGGGCGGGCGTCTGTATGAAACGCGCTGGTTCCAGTGGTTCGTGGTGGCGATGGGGCCGTCGGGCATCCTCGCGCTGCTGGCGGGCTGGATCACCACCGAGGTCGGGCGGCAGCCATGGACCGTGTACGGCGTGCTGCGCACCGTCGATTCCGTCGCGCCGCTCAGTGCGCAGCAGGTCGGCGTGTCGCTGCTGATCTTCGTGGTCGTGTATTTCCTGGTGTTCGGAACGGGTATCTACTACATGATGAAACTGATGAAGCGCGGGCCGGCTGCCCAGGCCGGGTATATCGAGCTGCACCGGCATCCGGGGCTGCGCAAGAGCGCGCTGTCCACGCCGCTGAACGTGACCGAAGCGGAGTAA
- a CDS encoding YtcA family lipoprotein — translation MAAMLPSSVALHIFLMRSSTVLSFISIAASLLLGGCVPAPSVAVFGAAFPDWLFCIVVGVLGAGIVHVVLGKRGKRALLAPLAISYPALCALLAMAFWLLFFPH, via the coding sequence ATGGCAGCCATGCTGCCTTCGTCCGTTGCCTTGCATATTTTTCTGATGCGTTCGTCTACCGTCCTGAGTTTCATTTCGATCGCGGCCAGCCTGTTGCTCGGAGGGTGTGTGCCAGCGCCGTCGGTCGCCGTATTCGGCGCTGCTTTTCCGGACTGGCTGTTCTGCATTGTTGTCGGCGTGCTGGGGGCCGGAATCGTTCACGTCGTGCTGGGCAAGCGTGGCAAACGCGCGTTGCTCGCGCCGCTGGCGATCAGCTATCCCGCCCTGTGTGCGTTGCTTGCCATGGCCTTCTGGCTGCTCTTCTTTCCTCACTGA
- a CDS encoding sugar dehydrogenase complex small subunit, with the protein MTNKTVPHPRRDIDAAVTGITRRQWLQGALALTAAGLTGSLALRALADDPGTAPLDTFMTLSEALTGKKGLSRVLGQRFLQALQKGSFKTADSLPQLASALASGSLNPDQEALALKILEAWYLGIVDNVVITYEEALMFSVVSDTLVIPSYCPNKPGFWAEKPIERQA; encoded by the coding sequence ATGACCAACAAAACGGTTCCCCACCCGCGTCGCGATATCGACGCAGCCGTAACAGGCATTACGCGGCGTCAATGGCTGCAGGGCGCACTGGCGCTGACGGCGGCGGGCCTCACCGGCTCGCTGGCGTTGCGGGCCCTGGCAGACGATCCCGGCACCGCGCCGCTCGATACGTTCATGACGCTCTCCGAAGCATTGACAGGCAAGAAGGGGTTGAGCCGCGTGCTCGGCCAGCGCTTCCTGCAGGCCTTGCAGAAGGGCTCGTTCAAGACGGCCGACAGCCTGCCGCAACTCGCCAGCGCACTCGCGTCCGGTTCGCTGAATCCCGATCAGGAAGCACTCGCGCTGAAGATTCTTGAAGCGTGGTATCTCGGCATCGTCGACAACGTCGTGATTACCTACGAAGAAGCATTAATGTTCAGCGTCGTATCCGATACGCTCGTGATCCCGTCGTATTGCCCCAACAAACCCGGCTTCTGGGCCGAAAAACCGATCGAGAGGCAAGCCTGA
- the cydB gene encoding cytochrome d ubiquinol oxidase subunit II, with protein MQIDLPVVWAAIIGLGVFIYVMLDGFDLGIGLLFPFFDAKAEREVMLDTVAPVWDGNETFLVLGGAGLYGAFPVVYSTLLPANYLPLVLMLVGLIFRGAAFELRAKATRTQHMWDLAFIGGSALAAFCQGIVLGSLLQGIKIENNQFAGGPFDWLSPFSLLCGIGVLVTYATLGCGWLILKVDGELQRKMRLLMKPLAGVLLAVMGVVSLWTVLGLPAVAHRWFGSGNLGWFLPVPILVIACVWGIFHTVKREHEATPLLLMFGLVFLGYTGFVISIWPNIVPPSLSIWDASSSHSSQLFALVGTIIILPILLVYNAMQYHVFRGKARETDVTHY; from the coding sequence ATGCAAATCGATCTTCCTGTCGTTTGGGCCGCGATCATCGGCCTCGGCGTATTCATCTACGTGATGCTGGACGGCTTCGATCTCGGTATCGGCCTGCTGTTTCCGTTCTTCGATGCGAAGGCCGAGCGCGAAGTGATGCTCGACACCGTCGCGCCGGTGTGGGACGGCAACGAGACGTTCCTGGTGCTCGGCGGTGCGGGGCTCTATGGCGCATTCCCGGTCGTGTATTCGACGCTGCTGCCGGCGAACTACCTGCCGCTCGTGCTGATGCTGGTCGGGCTGATCTTCCGCGGCGCGGCGTTCGAGCTGCGCGCGAAGGCCACGCGCACGCAACACATGTGGGATCTCGCGTTCATCGGCGGCTCGGCGCTTGCCGCGTTCTGTCAGGGGATCGTGCTCGGTTCGCTGCTGCAGGGCATCAAGATCGAGAACAACCAGTTCGCGGGCGGGCCGTTCGACTGGCTGTCGCCGTTCAGCCTGCTGTGCGGGATCGGCGTGCTCGTCACGTATGCGACGCTCGGCTGCGGCTGGCTGATCCTGAAGGTCGACGGTGAGCTGCAGCGCAAGATGCGGCTCCTGATGAAGCCGCTCGCGGGCGTGCTGCTCGCCGTGATGGGCGTGGTCAGCCTGTGGACCGTGCTCGGGCTGCCGGCCGTCGCGCATCGCTGGTTCGGCAGCGGCAACCTGGGCTGGTTCCTGCCGGTGCCGATCCTCGTCATCGCGTGCGTGTGGGGCATCTTCCACACGGTGAAGCGCGAGCACGAGGCCACGCCACTCCTGCTGATGTTCGGACTGGTCTTCCTCGGCTACACGGGATTTGTGATCAGCATATGGCCGAACATCGTGCCGCCGTCGCTGTCGATCTGGGACGCCTCGTCGAGCCATTCGAGCCAGCTGTTCGCACTCGTCGGCACCATCATCATCTTGCCCATCCTCCTCGTCTACAACGCAATGCAGTATCACGTGTTTCGCGGCAAAGCGCGTGAAACGGATGTAACGCATTACTGA
- the mdtN gene encoding multidrug transporter subunit MdtN has protein sequence MSDASGASRKKSLPAWLIVVATLVLLGVVVWRLDQALTTDDAYVYADTINVVPEVTGKIVEMPVRDNQPVKRGDLLFRIDPRPYQDALNQARARLVTLERQIGLTQRTVNAQQYNADSVKAAVERSRAQAVQAADTLHRMEPLLAPGYMSAEDVDRARTAERAAQAELNAAMLQAQQASAAVSGVDALVAQRAEVEAQIAIAELNLEFTEVRAPFDGRVASLRTTVGQFASALKPVFTLIDIRHWYVIANFRETDLKGVRAGTSATVYLLSDTGKHFDGEVDSISYGVLPDDGGVVQEGLPRVARSINWVHVSQRFPVKIAVRNPNPETFRIGTSAVATLRRDASARGAAQ, from the coding sequence ATGTCTGACGCTTCTGGCGCATCGCGCAAAAAGTCCCTGCCTGCGTGGCTTATTGTGGTGGCCACACTGGTGCTGCTCGGTGTTGTTGTGTGGCGTCTCGATCAGGCGCTGACGACCGACGATGCCTATGTCTATGCCGACACGATCAACGTCGTACCGGAAGTGACCGGCAAGATCGTCGAGATGCCAGTGCGCGATAACCAGCCGGTGAAGCGGGGAGACTTATTGTTCCGGATCGATCCGCGACCGTACCAGGATGCGCTCAATCAGGCGCGTGCAAGGTTGGTCACGCTCGAAAGGCAGATTGGACTCACGCAGCGTACGGTCAATGCGCAGCAGTACAACGCCGATTCCGTTAAGGCAGCGGTTGAGCGCTCGCGCGCCCAGGCCGTGCAGGCGGCGGATACGCTGCATCGCATGGAGCCGCTGCTTGCGCCGGGCTATATGTCGGCGGAAGATGTCGATCGGGCGCGCACCGCGGAGCGGGCGGCGCAGGCGGAGTTGAACGCAGCGATGCTGCAGGCGCAGCAGGCGTCCGCGGCGGTGAGCGGCGTGGACGCATTGGTCGCGCAGCGTGCCGAAGTCGAAGCGCAGATCGCGATTGCGGAGCTGAACCTCGAGTTCACCGAAGTCCGCGCACCGTTCGACGGTCGGGTGGCCTCACTGCGCACGACAGTCGGGCAATTCGCGTCGGCGCTCAAGCCAGTCTTTACTCTGATCGATATACGTCACTGGTACGTGATCGCGAATTTCCGCGAAACCGATCTGAAAGGCGTGCGAGCAGGGACATCGGCGACCGTTTATCTCCTAAGCGACACCGGCAAGCATTTCGACGGCGAGGTCGATTCGATCAGCTACGGCGTGCTGCCCGACGACGGTGGCGTGGTCCAGGAAGGTTTGCCGCGTGTGGCGCGAAGCATCAACTGGGTGCACGTGTCGCAGCGTTTCCCTGTCAAGATCGCGGTTCGAAATCCGAACCCGGAAACGTTCCGCATTGGCACGTCGGCGGTGGCCACACTGAGGCGCGATGCCTCCGCCCGCGGCGCGGCTCAGTGA
- the mdtO gene encoding multidrug efflux transporter permease subunit MdtO, translating to MSTEQFASSNLQRLAGFIGGEVRPYPGRMNVMLRCLLTSALVIVTSMALQVPLLPVSLIVVFFVTQSNVVVTRLTGVLFVVGSTIAVGSTILVLKFTYDYPLLRILLAGTLVFLSVYMMRVAKIGVVFFIVGLTVIYGQTFVDSTDQAELLVRAELWAWVAVTYAIALTLLINTLFLPVEPMRQLCSAMGGQLKAIDTSLAGLEHWALVASAPGAYEIQVGALTLKKLLRFATMRDAAYRANQALHLARVATVSRLYAATGHLPASSAGLTVDAIPVLRDAIQRLADAVEADGQFVAPGALIDLGGDGLPGALAEMRDALLEFSGRSAAPQGVQSPAEKERLLVPDAVTNPVYAQFALKTLMAAMISYLFYIATDWQGIHTMMLTCLIVAQPSLGSSVQRAVLRIGGAAVGSVLALAMVVWVMPHLDGVVGLLMMVLPVIALAAWVSAGSEHISYAGTQIMFTFSLAVLEQFGPAINLTEIRDRMIGILFGVAVSAVVHACLWPEAEGEALRQRAAKLLRRIGAQLRSDGTGPIPVTLWAELSDSEAMSARVALEPGWQMADGEQESLTLRMQTLLARVREILLATDAFGAERNAQKLPGGIATATTAFQAELAGLLDGYASALAERPLTINAPPCASLAALSDCCAAELSTLPTDALRAAYDRLLTRASNLAVQVAGLPAWAPGSVGTVLTSRAS from the coding sequence ATGAGCACTGAGCAATTCGCATCGAGCAATCTTCAACGCCTTGCTGGCTTCATTGGCGGCGAAGTCCGGCCGTACCCGGGGCGCATGAATGTGATGCTGCGTTGCCTGCTGACCAGCGCGCTTGTCATCGTCACGTCGATGGCGCTGCAGGTGCCACTTCTGCCGGTGTCACTGATCGTGGTGTTCTTCGTGACGCAGTCGAACGTCGTGGTGACGCGCTTGACCGGCGTGCTGTTCGTCGTCGGGTCGACGATTGCCGTAGGCAGCACGATTCTGGTGCTCAAGTTCACCTACGACTATCCATTGCTACGGATCCTGTTGGCTGGCACGCTGGTCTTTCTCAGCGTTTATATGATGCGGGTGGCAAAGATTGGTGTCGTGTTCTTTATTGTCGGGCTCACTGTCATTTACGGGCAAACATTCGTCGATAGTACCGACCAGGCCGAACTGCTGGTGCGCGCGGAGTTGTGGGCGTGGGTCGCAGTCACCTATGCGATTGCGCTGACGCTCCTGATCAATACGCTGTTCCTGCCCGTCGAACCCATGCGGCAACTTTGCAGCGCTATGGGCGGTCAGCTGAAAGCAATCGACACAAGTCTGGCAGGACTCGAGCATTGGGCGTTGGTGGCGAGTGCGCCCGGAGCGTATGAAATCCAGGTTGGCGCGTTGACGCTCAAGAAGCTGCTCCGCTTCGCGACGATGCGTGATGCCGCGTATCGCGCAAACCAGGCGTTGCATTTGGCGCGGGTGGCGACTGTGTCGCGTCTGTATGCTGCGACTGGCCATCTGCCGGCTTCGTCAGCAGGATTGACGGTCGACGCGATTCCTGTGCTGCGTGATGCCATACAGCGACTTGCTGATGCGGTGGAGGCGGATGGTCAATTCGTTGCGCCCGGAGCATTGATTGATCTGGGGGGGGATGGGTTGCCCGGCGCGCTTGCGGAAATGCGCGACGCGTTGCTGGAGTTCTCTGGGCGATCGGCTGCACCACAGGGCGTTCAATCGCCAGCCGAAAAGGAGCGATTGCTTGTGCCGGACGCCGTCACCAATCCGGTCTACGCCCAGTTCGCATTGAAGACGCTGATGGCGGCCATGATCAGCTATCTCTTCTACATTGCGACCGACTGGCAAGGTATTCACACGATGATGCTGACCTGTCTGATCGTAGCGCAACCCAGCCTCGGCTCCTCGGTCCAGCGCGCGGTGTTGCGGATCGGCGGTGCCGCCGTCGGTAGTGTACTGGCGCTCGCAATGGTCGTCTGGGTTATGCCGCATCTTGATGGGGTTGTCGGGTTGCTGATGATGGTCTTGCCCGTGATCGCGCTGGCCGCCTGGGTCTCGGCTGGTTCGGAGCACATCAGCTACGCTGGTACCCAGATCATGTTTACGTTTTCGCTGGCCGTGCTAGAGCAATTCGGCCCCGCCATTAATCTGACTGAAATCCGCGACCGGATGATCGGAATTTTGTTCGGCGTCGCCGTATCGGCAGTCGTTCATGCGTGTCTGTGGCCTGAGGCCGAAGGCGAAGCACTGCGTCAGCGTGCTGCGAAGCTGCTGCGACGGATTGGCGCGCAGCTTCGTTCGGATGGGACGGGGCCGATCCCAGTCACCCTGTGGGCCGAGTTGAGTGACAGCGAAGCGATGTCGGCGCGAGTCGCGCTGGAACCGGGGTGGCAGATGGCGGACGGAGAGCAGGAAAGTCTGACTTTGCGCATGCAGACTTTGCTCGCCCGGGTCCGGGAAATTCTGCTGGCAACCGACGCCTTCGGCGCAGAGCGCAATGCACAGAAATTGCCAGGCGGGATCGCTACCGCGACGACTGCGTTTCAGGCCGAGCTGGCCGGATTGCTCGACGGCTATGCAAGCGCGTTGGCTGAGCGTCCGCTGACGATCAATGCGCCGCCTTGTGCGTCGCTGGCGGCACTGTCGGATTGCTGCGCGGCCGAACTGTCGACCCTGCCGACCGATGCGTTGCGGGCCGCATACGACCGGTTGCTGACCCGCGCAAGCAACCTCGCCGTCCAGGTCGCGGGCCTGCCGGCCTGGGCGCCGGGATCTGTCGGTACCGTATTGACTTCCCGAGCTTCATAA